In Dioscorea cayenensis subsp. rotundata cultivar TDr96_F1 chromosome 11, TDr96_F1_v2_PseudoChromosome.rev07_lg8_w22 25.fasta, whole genome shotgun sequence, a single genomic region encodes these proteins:
- the LOC120271782 gene encoding uncharacterized protein LOC120271782 produces MEAPNPSSTPVRFLLRASPPPSTAAAAAQPPSNPPPTPPISSPSHGVVVVGFLGSPDPAHLINRIIDANVFGSGNLAKDLPEIASRKSWFERRRIRYHHDEEKGLVFLHLSSSSPLPDSSRFDGGNGDGFASVLEENEADDLREMLMMFLVCHVVVFLREGIRFDTNILKKLRMLQAAKHALGPYLRSQVFPNLPTRTPLSSTQPIITNMPSVSPPSRRVGASSRHASSISLMSGSGSYPSVLPGQCIPVVLFVFNDDFSESSGSVTNGEEPADASLLNQSLNVGGIPKLGMTLKGSGSVLMLARPVNKSEGGFRKKLHSSLETQIRVLIKKCRTLVGGDSAHLGVRGAANLSSLPLFALDASRVVALFDRSASQRGEPLDFVTSFVEEALDSKTALDMVMLEKHCQNVAHEDIQVIKDFVQRQSDALRGRGGLPSNANSGSVAGVGIAAAAAAAAAASAASGKTVSAPELPSLENWLSSASSILDALLSVKHGFVDENIGASHQRFASETQDEKSGYRAIEAATSLLESSKGLNMRFSVSWCQKALPAAKDVYLKDLPACYPTALHKTRLEKALNAFHSMVKGPAREMFAEKLVNECTSLWESGRQLCDAVSLTGKPCIHQRHNTELGNSPLAAVVKQHSSGFVFLHACACGRSRLMRDDPFDFESANVSFNCFANCEDVLPTLVLPKGTSTSPLPRNSWRLVRLGGAKYYKPAKGLLQVGFCSTEKFLLKWTISFVKQSAMTSSSVVDINTTVLQNSTSDTKTGTHLNKESKNFGSGHMAKYQPSGSGPENQKSTDVVSHDNSVIKFGKGLPTFSIKKPFAEVVAGTNAINLTLPVLQQRKQPKASSEKGVIQKSTGDQPDNQARIVDDRQGSQRADPKIGQESIERIGTNSNMNGDPFLQIGSNIVPVNLSAGMKIKPNDYLKQVIVYIGWEHECSHGHRFLLSPKHLNELETQHDTSEKSHSSTEDSERNFIKSKNMSTEEVFPNLSGIDGVNIVRTANKSIEPTVNYSQQRDTSADTLEDNEGDILHVRHDDGQAAYSLLNQNLPIYMNCPHCRNSNEDCSQKTKFTSTLSQLQRIFVVTPAFPTVLAISPVIQFRDSCLPASITDREQHSQFSLGCQVILPPESFLTLRLPFIYGVRMGDGNLHPLKPLENQPELSAWLMKGTTLQVVSKAHVSDEVHE; encoded by the exons ATGGAAGCACCGAACCCTTCTTCCACCCCGGTTCGCTTCCTCCTCCGCgcctctcctcctccttccaccgccgccgccgccgcccaGCCGCCGTCGAACCCTCCCCCAACCCCGCCCATTTCCTCCCCTTCTCATGGCGTCGTTGTTGTCGGCTTCCTCGGCTCCCCCGACCCCGCACACCTCATCAACCGCATCATCGACGCCAATGTCTTCGGTTCCGGAAACCTTGCCAAGGACCTCCCTGAGATCGCTTCCAGAAAGAGCTGGTTTGAGCGCCGGAGGATCAGGTATCATCATGACGAGGAGAAAGGCTTGGTCTTCCTGCACCTTTCTAGCTCATCGCCGTTGCCTGATTCGTCTCGATTTGATGGTGGAAATGGTGATGGGTTTGCTTCGGTTTTAGAGGAAAACGAGGCTGATGATCTCCGAGAGATGCTCATGATGTTCTTg GTTTGTCATGTGGTGGTGTTTCTTCGTGAGGGTATTAGATTTGATACCAATATATTGAAGAAACTTCGGATGCTGCAAGCTGCGAAGCATGCACTTGGGCCATATTTGAGGTCCCAAGTTTTCCCAAATCTTCCAACTAGAACACCTTTGTCCTCAACACAACCAATTATTACTAATATGCCTTCTGTTTCTCCGCCCTCTAGACGTGTTGGGGCCTCAAGCCGCCATGCTTCATCTATCTCCCTCATGTCGGGTTCTGGTTCATACCCATCTGTGTTGCCGGGCCAATGCATTCCcgttgttctttttgttttcaatgatGACTTCTCAGAAAGCTCAGGATCAGTTACTAATGGGGAGGAGCCAGCTGATGCTTCATTGCTAAATCAGTCCTTGAATGTTGGTGGAATTCCAAAGCTAGGAATGACCTTGAAAGGCTCTGGCTCTGTGCTGATGCTCGCACGACCTGTTAATAAATCAGAAGGTGGGTTCAGAAAGAAGCTGCATTCATCTTTAGAGACTCaaattcgggttttgattaagaaatgtCGTACATTAGTTGGTGGAGATTCTGCTCATCTTGGTGTAAGAGGGGCTGCTAACCTGAGCTCACTCCCATTATTTGCACTGGATGCATCAAGGGTTGTTGCATTATTTGACCGTTCAGCTAGCCAGAGAGGTGAACCCTTGGATTTTGTGACAAGTTTTGTTGAGGAGGCTTTAGATTCTAAGACAGCACTTGATATGGTTATGCTTGAAAAACATTGCCAGAATGTGGCTCATGAGGATATTCAAGTGATAAAGGATTTTGTACAAAGGCAGTCTGATGCATTAAGAGGGAGAGGTGGGTTGCCAAGTAATGCAAATAGTGGGTCTGTTGCTGGTGTTGGTATAGCAGCTGCAGCTGCTGCTGCAGCAGCAGCATCAGCTGCTTCTGGAAAGACGGTTAGCGCTCCCGAACTCCCAAGTTTGGAGAATTGGTTGTCTTCAGCTAGTTCCATTCTTGATGCATTGCTCTCTGTGAAGCATGGCTTTGTTGATGAAAACATAGGAGCATCTCATCAGAGATTTGCCAGTGAAACACAGGATGAGAAATCAGGATATAGAGCCATTGAAGCAGCTACGTCTTTGCTGGAAAGTAGCAAGGGCTTGAACATGAGGTTTTCTGTATCATGGTGCCAGAAAGCTCTCCCAGCTGCAAAGGATGTTTATCTGAAGGATTTGCCTGCTTGTTATCCTACTGCTTTGCATAAGACTCGGTTGGAGAAGGCTTTGAATGCCTTTCACTCAATGGTTAAAGGACCAGCCAGGGAAATGTTTGCAGAGAAGTTGGTAAATGAATGCACATCATTATGGGAATCTGGCAGGCAACTCTGTGACGCTGTTAGCTTGACAGGAAAACCGTGCATACACCAAAGGCATAACACTGAACTAGGCAACTCACCTTTGGCAGCTGTTGTTAAACAACACTCCAGTGGGTTTGTTTTCCTTCATGCATGTGCCTGTGGCCGCTCGAGGCTTATGCGAGATgatccttttgattttgaaagtGCAAATGTTTCATTTAACTGCTTTGCCAATTGTGAAGATGTTCTTCCAACCCTCGTACTTCCAAAAGGAACCAGTACAAGTCCTCTTCCAAGAAATTCATGGCGTTTAGTGCGCCTTGGTGGAGCAAAATATTACAAACCCGCCAAGGGCTTACTGCAAGTTGGTTTTTGTTCAACAGAGAAGTTTCTGCTCAAATGGACCATATCGTTTGTGAAACAGAGTGCTATGACCAGCTCTTCCGTTGTTGACATAAACACAACTGTTTTACAAAATTCAACTTCAGATACCAAGACGGGGACTCATCTGAATAAGGAATCTAAAAACTTTGGTTCTGGTCATATGGCAAAATATCAGCCCAGTGGCAGTGGGCCAGAAAATCAGAAGTCAACAGATGTGGTATCCCATGATAACTCAGTTATCAAATTTGGTAAAGGGCTCCCAACGTTCAGTATCAAGAAGCCATTTGCTGAGGTTGTTGCTGGTACTAATGCCATTAATTTAACCCTCCCTGTTCTTCAGCAAAGAAAACAACCTAAAGCCAGTTCTGAGAAAGGTGTGATACAAAAAAGCACGGGTGATCAACCTGATAACCAGGCTCGAATTGTAGATGATCGACAAGGATCTCAGAGGGCTGATCCTAAAATTGGGCAGGAAAGCATAGAGAGGATTGGAACCAACAGCAATATGAATGGTGATCCATTTTTACAGATTGGTAGCAACATAGTGCCAGTAAACCTCTCTGCTGgcatgaaaataaaaccaaatgattaTTTGAAGCAAGTTATTGTGTACATTGGGTGGGAGCATGAATGTTCCCATGGACACCGTTTTTTATTGTCTCCAAAGCATCTTAATGAGTTAGAGACTCAACATGATACTTCTGAGAAGTCGCATTCTTCAACAGAAGATTCTGAAAGGAATTTTATCAAATCTAAGAACATGTCAACCGAGGAAGTGTTCCCAAATTTATCTGGAATTGATGGTGTAAACATTGTGAGGACAGCCAATAAATCTATTGAGCCCACTGTGAATTACAGCCAACAACGTGACACATCTGCTGACACTTTGGAAGACAATGAAGGAGATATTTTGCATGTCAGACATGATGATGGTCAGGCTGCCTACTCTTTGCTTAACCAAAACTTGCCGATATACATGAACTGCCCCCATTGCAGGAATTCCAATGAAGATTGCTCTCAAAAGACTAAGTTCACTAGTACTCTATCGCAGCTTCAGCGGATATTTGTG GTGACACCTGCATTCCCGACTGTCTTAGCAATATCTCCAGTTATTCAATTTCGG GACTCTTGCCTGCCTGCATCTATCACAGACCGTGAGCAACATTCACAGTTTAGTCTTGGTTGTCAAGTTATCTTACCACCTGAGAGTTTCCTTACTTTAAGACTACCATTTATTTATGGTGTTCGAATGGGTGATGGAAATCTTCATCCCCTTAAACCCTTGGAGAATCAACCAGAGCTCAGTGCCTGGCTTATGAAAGGGACTACACTGCAGGTTGTCTCAAAGGCACATGTATCTGATGAAGTTCATGAGTAG
- the LOC120272280 gene encoding protein UPSTREAM OF FLC-like isoform X2, with the protein METKIRRQAGAQSSPERPRPWPEPPPSRKLQSKHQQQQQPVRRIPVVYYLSKNHHLEHPHFIEVPVSSPDGLYLRDVINRLVVLRGRRMPGMYSWSCKRGYKNGFVWHDLSEDDLILPVHGNEYVLKGSELLDRTPSDRGRDTGSNLKVEKWNASPKQEGSPHPSWETGSPSLADYRVVKLSGAIDASTQTDDNGGTKPRERGRRRATRATDEILELESEERHFEENQRSKELSGAAKNVLSPPPLSASPLSSYGKIDTLESLIREDARKMNRFRILEEEEVFVPTRVKMKATNLLMQLITCGAISVKDHRSLGLIPTYKPSYSHMNVSPSMFANSVLLGEHDSPLEAPSFMGARMEEKECFSGALLETMNYKEGFRKGPPNLQQSSYDENRDCVSPNLEDEDKEVGSHRSKCLPRPFRVTAVKPSSRNEALLSPASDVPKNTFAASICNQSRYLGSSHGGSNRISDSSSARGSSIRLESLREEKGKVIKIEERLTSGARVIIQSRAPLSDSDDSAGSC; encoded by the exons ATGGAGACCAAGATCAGAAGGCAAGCAGGAGCTCAATCAAGCCCGGAGAGACCCAGACCTTGGCCGGAACCACCGCCGTCGAGGAAGCTACAGTCAAagcaccagcagcagcaacaaccaGTCAGAAGGATTCCCGTTGTGTATTATCTTTCTAAAAACCACCATCTTGAGCATCCTCACTTCATTGAAGTCCCTGTCTCCTCCCCTGATGGGCTCTACCTCCGAG aTGTGATCAATCGACTAGTTGTTCTGAGAGGGAGACGAATGCCGGGAATGTATTCATGGTCTTGCAAGAG GGGATATAAGAATGGATTTGTGTGGCATGATCTCTCTGAGGATGATTTGATCCTCCCTGTTCATGGGAATGAGTATGTCCTTAAAGGCTCTGAGCTCTTAGATCGAACTCCTTCGG ATCGAGGTCGTGACACTGGAAGCAATTTGAAAGTTGAGAAAT GGAATGCGTCTCCAAAGCAAGAGGGAAGTCCACATCCCTCTTGGGAAACCGGCTCCCCAAGCTTGGCAGATTACAGGGTTGTCAAGCTAAGTGGAGCTATAGATGCTTCAACCCAAACTGATGACAATGGAGGAACAAAGCCACGGGAACGTGGACGTCGCCGTGCCACTCGAGCTactgatgaaatcttggaactGGAATCGGAAGAGAGACACTTTGAAGAAAACCAAAGATCGAAGGAATTGTCTGGAGCTGCCAAGAATGTCTTATCCCCGCCACCATTGTCAGCTAGTCCATTGTCCTCCTATGGGAAAATCGACACATTGGAGTCTCTTATCAGAGAGGATGCAAGGAAGATGAACAGATTTAGGATACTTGAGGAGGAAGAAGTCTTTGTCCCCACGAGGGTGAAGATGAAAGCTACTAATCTGCTAATGCAGCTTATCACTTGTGGGGCTATATCTGTGAAAGATCATCGCAGTCTGGGTCTCATTCCGACCTATAAACCAAGCTACTCTCACATGAATGTCTCTCCATCGATGTTTGCTAACTCGGTGTTGCTTGGGGAGCATGACAGTCCATTGGAGGCTCCAAGTTTCATGGGAGCAAGAATGGAGGAGAAGGAATGCTTCAGTGGGGCGTTGTTAGAGACAATGAACTATAAAGAGGGATTTCGGAAAGGACCGCCTAATCTACAACAATCCTCCTACGATGAAAATAG GGATTGTGTGTCGCCAAACctagaagatgaagataaagaggTTGGTTCACATCGGTCGAAGTGTCTCCCTCGACCGTTCAGAGTTACAGCTGTTAAGCCATCATCTAGAAATGAGGCCCTGTTATCACCTGCGTCAGATGTGCCAAAGAACACTTTTGCTGCATCGATCTGTAATCAGTCAAGATACCTTGGTTCATCGCATGGTGGAAGCAATAGGATTAGTGATTCTTCCTCGGCGAGAGGGTCGTCCATTAGATTAGAATCTCTTCGAGAAGAAAAAGGCAAGGTGATCAAGATCGAGGAAAG GCTTACCTCAGGAGCGCGAGTTATAATCCAATCTAGAGCCCCACTAAGCGATAGTGATGATAGTGCTGGTTCTTGTTGA
- the LOC120272280 gene encoding uncharacterized protein LOC120272280 isoform X1, whose translation METKIRRQAGAQSSPERPRPWPEPPPSRKLQSKHQQQQQPVRRIPVVYYLSKNHHLEHPHFIEVPVSSPDGLYLRDVINRLVVLRGRRMPGMYSWSCKRGYKNGFVWHDLSEDDLILPVHGNEYVLKGSELLDRTPSDRGRDTGSNLKVEKCKQSQQEVHGFPRTRERYSSSSPPPISIKDVRSPSRQALIPCLVGSSGNASPKQEGSPHPSWETGSPSLADYRVVKLSGAIDASTQTDDNGGTKPRERGRRRATRATDEILELESEERHFEENQRSKELSGAAKNVLSPPPLSASPLSSYGKIDTLESLIREDARKMNRFRILEEEEVFVPTRVKMKATNLLMQLITCGAISVKDHRSLGLIPTYKPSYSHMNVSPSMFANSVLLGEHDSPLEAPSFMGARMEEKECFSGALLETMNYKEGFRKGPPNLQQSSYDENRDCVSPNLEDEDKEVGSHRSKCLPRPFRVTAVKPSSRNEALLSPASDVPKNTFAASICNQSRYLGSSHGGSNRISDSSSARGSSIRLESLREEKGKVIKIEERLTSGARVIIQSRAPLSDSDDSAGSC comes from the exons ATGGAGACCAAGATCAGAAGGCAAGCAGGAGCTCAATCAAGCCCGGAGAGACCCAGACCTTGGCCGGAACCACCGCCGTCGAGGAAGCTACAGTCAAagcaccagcagcagcaacaaccaGTCAGAAGGATTCCCGTTGTGTATTATCTTTCTAAAAACCACCATCTTGAGCATCCTCACTTCATTGAAGTCCCTGTCTCCTCCCCTGATGGGCTCTACCTCCGAG aTGTGATCAATCGACTAGTTGTTCTGAGAGGGAGACGAATGCCGGGAATGTATTCATGGTCTTGCAAGAG GGGATATAAGAATGGATTTGTGTGGCATGATCTCTCTGAGGATGATTTGATCCTCCCTGTTCATGGGAATGAGTATGTCCTTAAAGGCTCTGAGCTCTTAGATCGAACTCCTTCGG ATCGAGGTCGTGACACTGGAAGCAATTTGAAAGTTGAGAAATGTAAGCAATCTCAGCAAGAAGTTCATGGCTTTCCGAGAACAAGAGAACGCTATTCATCCTCTTCTCCACCTCCAATTTCCATTAAGGATGTAAGATCACCATCAAGGCAAGcattaattccatgtttggttGGTTCATCAGGGAATGCGTCTCCAAAGCAAGAGGGAAGTCCACATCCCTCTTGGGAAACCGGCTCCCCAAGCTTGGCAGATTACAGGGTTGTCAAGCTAAGTGGAGCTATAGATGCTTCAACCCAAACTGATGACAATGGAGGAACAAAGCCACGGGAACGTGGACGTCGCCGTGCCACTCGAGCTactgatgaaatcttggaactGGAATCGGAAGAGAGACACTTTGAAGAAAACCAAAGATCGAAGGAATTGTCTGGAGCTGCCAAGAATGTCTTATCCCCGCCACCATTGTCAGCTAGTCCATTGTCCTCCTATGGGAAAATCGACACATTGGAGTCTCTTATCAGAGAGGATGCAAGGAAGATGAACAGATTTAGGATACTTGAGGAGGAAGAAGTCTTTGTCCCCACGAGGGTGAAGATGAAAGCTACTAATCTGCTAATGCAGCTTATCACTTGTGGGGCTATATCTGTGAAAGATCATCGCAGTCTGGGTCTCATTCCGACCTATAAACCAAGCTACTCTCACATGAATGTCTCTCCATCGATGTTTGCTAACTCGGTGTTGCTTGGGGAGCATGACAGTCCATTGGAGGCTCCAAGTTTCATGGGAGCAAGAATGGAGGAGAAGGAATGCTTCAGTGGGGCGTTGTTAGAGACAATGAACTATAAAGAGGGATTTCGGAAAGGACCGCCTAATCTACAACAATCCTCCTACGATGAAAATAG GGATTGTGTGTCGCCAAACctagaagatgaagataaagaggTTGGTTCACATCGGTCGAAGTGTCTCCCTCGACCGTTCAGAGTTACAGCTGTTAAGCCATCATCTAGAAATGAGGCCCTGTTATCACCTGCGTCAGATGTGCCAAAGAACACTTTTGCTGCATCGATCTGTAATCAGTCAAGATACCTTGGTTCATCGCATGGTGGAAGCAATAGGATTAGTGATTCTTCCTCGGCGAGAGGGTCGTCCATTAGATTAGAATCTCTTCGAGAAGAAAAAGGCAAGGTGATCAAGATCGAGGAAAG GCTTACCTCAGGAGCGCGAGTTATAATCCAATCTAGAGCCCCACTAAGCGATAGTGATGATAGTGCTGGTTCTTGTTGA